In the Sediminibacter sp. Hel_I_10 genome, one interval contains:
- a CDS encoding LytTR family transcriptional regulator DNA-binding domain-containing protein, whose product MENNSKKCLDFIKKDKMYHSTTKVKILIVEDEILLATDIAYNLGDNNYDIVGIADTAKKALEILARNKDTDMVLIDIMLKGEFDGIELARFINDKYSIPFLFLTSHADNYIFERAKSVKPHAYLLKPFNKRQVYLAIELALKNFSNKVTENEILAKKQFNTSENHVLSIKESLFLKKNNHFERVHLQEILFLKADSNYCTIYTKTDHFIYSVGLNKIEEQLPVTAFMRVHRSYVVNINSVSGFEGNMLYILDNKIPVSKSRKEEVFKLFRTI is encoded by the coding sequence TTGGAAAATAATAGTAAAAAATGCTTAGATTTTATAAAAAAAGATAAGATGTATCATAGTACCACTAAGGTGAAAATACTAATTGTAGAAGATGAAATTTTATTGGCAACCGATATTGCTTATAACCTTGGTGACAATAACTATGACATTGTAGGTATAGCAGATACTGCAAAAAAAGCATTAGAAATTTTGGCTCGCAACAAAGATACTGATATGGTATTAATTGATATTATGCTAAAAGGAGAGTTTGATGGTATAGAGCTCGCACGATTTATAAACGATAAGTATAGTATTCCCTTTCTTTTTTTAACATCTCATGCAGACAACTATATTTTTGAAAGAGCAAAAAGTGTGAAGCCTCATGCATACTTACTTAAACCATTTAACAAACGTCAGGTCTATTTAGCAATAGAACTTGCTTTGAAGAATTTTTCTAATAAAGTTACAGAAAATGAGATTCTAGCTAAAAAACAGTTTAATACATCAGAAAATCATGTACTAAGTATAAAGGAAAGCTTATTTCTTAAAAAGAACAATCATTTCGAGCGTGTACATCTACAAGAAATCCTTTTTTTAAAAGCTGACAGTAATTATTGCACAATTTACACCAAAACAGATCATTTTATCTATTCAGTCGGACTAAATAAAATTGAAGAGCAGCTTCCAGTAACTGCTTTTATGCGTGTGCACAGAAGTTATGTCGTTAACATTAATTCGGTGAGTGGTTTTGAAGGTAATATGCTTTACATTTTGGATAATAAAATACCAGTTAGTAAATCACGCAAAGAGGAAGTCTTTAAACTTTTTAGAACTATATAA
- a CDS encoding tetratricopeptide repeat protein, which translates to MYIAIHWRALNPCLYKKCMWVFVIYLGCVFGAIAQSQQKVDSLISILETKTITQKEKARLLSKVAYNHPKPAKSLEYANASLEIALDLDDVELQAEAWEELSHVERLLGNNPKSFEATFKALRIYQKLNLKKRQAASYVQLGVNYVNDKDYASAIINLSKACDIYKANGNITNYAITLVNLGEAYRLSGALESATVSFNEVLNINSTLNNDMILAYALGNLGMVYATKGKTLEAKQRLKSAIEILMVLGDPYSLSIFLAEMGKIYKREGQLINAERNFIEALELAKSNGLKEQIKDISAILSTFYEDQENYKKALDYKNVYQKYQDSLINKANIQKIEQIKASYEIGLRETEIYKLNEISENRKTLTIGLVIGILLLGLFLNLLSRANKNLKEQKAIISLREKEKALLLSELNHRVKNNLQMMSSLLNLQSRELTGHPAQEALLTGKNRIEVLSLVHKKLYKEGAETKVFLRDYLEELVLGLFYGYDISFNPEINMDNTSISIDKAVPLALIINELVVNSLKHAYKDIKNPNLKIQIKEVNDKLEIDISDNGIGFTEKEGGKKNSFGIKLITSLVNQLDGSIIKLHSQSTHWKIIVKNA; encoded by the coding sequence GTGTATATAGCAATTCATTGGCGTGCATTAAATCCGTGTTTGTATAAAAAGTGTATGTGGGTTTTTGTTATATATCTAGGTTGTGTTTTTGGTGCAATTGCACAATCACAGCAAAAGGTAGATAGTCTCATATCTATTTTAGAAACTAAAACTATTACACAAAAGGAAAAAGCTAGACTTTTAAGCAAAGTTGCCTATAATCATCCTAAACCAGCAAAGTCACTTGAGTATGCGAACGCATCTTTAGAAATTGCCTTGGATTTAGACGATGTAGAACTACAAGCAGAGGCATGGGAAGAGTTAAGCCATGTTGAACGATTATTGGGGAATAATCCAAAATCGTTTGAAGCAACGTTTAAGGCATTGCGCATATATCAAAAACTCAATTTGAAAAAAAGACAGGCGGCGTCTTATGTGCAGCTCGGAGTTAACTATGTTAATGATAAGGATTATGCATCTGCAATCATTAATTTGAGTAAGGCCTGCGATATCTATAAGGCTAATGGCAACATAACTAATTACGCAATAACTTTAGTTAACTTGGGTGAAGCTTATAGGTTATCTGGCGCTTTGGAATCGGCTACGGTAAGCTTTAACGAAGTTCTCAATATCAATTCTACTCTAAATAATGATATGATTCTAGCATATGCCTTAGGGAATTTGGGTATGGTTTATGCGACGAAAGGCAAGACTCTCGAAGCTAAACAAAGATTGAAATCTGCTATAGAAATTTTAATGGTTTTGGGTGACCCTTATTCTCTATCAATTTTTTTGGCGGAAATGGGCAAAATATATAAAAGAGAAGGCCAATTAATTAATGCAGAAAGGAATTTTATAGAGGCTCTGGAATTGGCCAAAAGTAATGGCTTGAAAGAGCAAATAAAAGATATTAGTGCAATATTATCTACATTTTATGAAGATCAGGAAAACTATAAAAAAGCCTTAGACTATAAGAATGTATATCAAAAATACCAGGATAGTCTTATCAATAAAGCTAATATTCAGAAAATTGAACAGATTAAAGCGAGTTATGAAATTGGATTACGTGAAACTGAGATTTATAAACTTAATGAAATTAGTGAAAACAGAAAAACACTAACGATAGGACTCGTTATTGGTATTTTGCTTTTAGGGCTGTTTCTCAATCTATTATCAAGAGCTAATAAGAATTTAAAAGAGCAAAAGGCAATAATCAGTTTAAGGGAAAAAGAAAAAGCACTATTGTTAAGTGAGCTAAATCATCGTGTTAAGAATAATCTCCAAATGATGTCAAGTTTATTAAATCTTCAGAGCCGCGAGCTTACGGGTCACCCAGCACAAGAAGCCTTATTAACAGGAAAAAATAGAATAGAAGTACTATCCCTAGTACATAAAAAGCTTTATAAAGAAGGCGCAGAAACAAAAGTTTTTTTGAGAGACTATTTAGAAGAACTTGTACTTGGTCTTTTCTATGGTTATGATATATCTTTTAACCCAGAAATTAACATGGATAATACCAGTATTTCCATAGATAAAGCAGTACCACTTGCATTGATTATTAATGAACTTGTAGTTAATTCTCTAAAACATGCCTATAAGGATATAAAAAATCCTAATTTAAAAATACAGATCAAAGAAGTAAACGATAAGTTGGAAATAGATATTAGTGATAATGGTATTGGTTTCACAGAAAAAGAAGGGGGAAAGAAAAATTCATTTGGTATTAAACTTATAACCTCTTTAGTTAATCAATTAGATGGTAGTATTATTAAACTGCATTCTCAAAGTACACATTGGAAAATAATAGTAAAAAATGCTTAG
- a CDS encoding N-acetylmuramoyl-L-alanine amidase, whose amino-acid sequence MKKVLKDVSFVILLLKMCVFFGQEMNTEKRIVIDVGHGGKDAGAIGVNGIQEKDVVLNIAMEILRRNEKSEAPFDIYLTRYSDTLISLSDRTKLAKILNADLFISLHCNHSHNPNARGIEMYVGETHSEYSKKSVWIAYQLQNQFKKKLGFEIRGVKFANFQVLRSTVNYCPSVLLELGFLSNEDESTYYNSPNSFHSLALIVFECINEIIGSERFGN is encoded by the coding sequence ATGAAAAAAGTACTCAAAGACGTCAGTTTTGTGATTTTACTTTTAAAAATGTGCGTCTTTTTTGGTCAAGAAATGAATACTGAAAAAAGAATTGTAATTGACGTTGGTCACGGTGGAAAAGATGCCGGTGCAATAGGTGTAAACGGCATTCAAGAAAAGGATGTGGTATTGAATATTGCCATGGAAATTTTAAGGCGTAATGAAAAGTCGGAAGCTCCGTTTGATATTTACTTGACCCGTTATAGCGACACGCTTATTTCATTATCGGATAGGACTAAATTGGCCAAGATTCTGAATGCTGATTTATTCATTTCCTTGCACTGTAATCATTCTCATAATCCGAATGCAAGAGGGATTGAGATGTACGTTGGCGAAACTCACTCTGAATATTCAAAGAAGTCTGTTTGGATTGCATATCAATTACAGAACCAGTTTAAAAAGAAATTAGGGTTTGAAATTAGGGGTGTGAAGTTTGCGAATTTTCAGGTGTTGCGGTCAACGGTTAATTATTGTCCCTCGGTGCTTTTGGAACTGGGGTTCTTAAGTAATGAGGATGAAAGTACTTATTACAATAGCCCAAATAGCTTTCATTCTTTAGCTTTGATAGTATTCGAATGTATAAATGAAATAATAGGAAGTGAAAGATTTGGGAACTGA
- a CDS encoding TraG family conjugative transposon ATPase: protein MKKINLSVSTPIADIQDHTVFANNGNVVLCYKGHLPEIYSLSEKDFEDMHSAWFQALKSLPVGTVVHKQDIYRKTSYSSEALPNHTFLEKATHDHFKGRKHLEHSSYLFFILTKNKALNNAKYINPFRNISKGMVQELDDTIKIFVNAVSDSVSFINNSRKMAFIPMAPEEIRQLTSSYFNGFNEGFDTDILLEKKDITIGENHFDALAINSELCFGESVQSSKTNEKFTSDDFVFHQGFIDGLGLTLNENHIVNQILYLDDKQKWRKLLDKKVEELNKSSNFGSQNKVVLAKIEHILNQINADDNARIVRGHLNIIYWTKEAKDLDKITSKIKTEFKELDIIPYYPRGEERKNYILNSYCCFASNFSNTDLYVTDLKHALCLFINNGNYKSDPSGIIFNDRVYNIPVIKDVWDEGKKRIKARNFAIFAPTGEGKSFLANNILRQYFENGVRLVIIDLGGSYTKFAKLYPEKYTVLRYESGKNLGINPFFISNVTDLTPERLEDLSVFLFELFASDLKVTKAQSVSVKKILRHYYDSASENYSLAGFYTFIEKHQDTLLDILKIHPDYFDVTNFLHVMSEYVGDGLYSFLFEVNEDQTYKIEDKRLIVFELDEVKDNKEILSVMLKLIKSAIQRTIWKNRAERGIILFDEFAKQLKFDNVLESVEFYYQAIRKQNGAIGIILQSINQLPNNSTSASILENTQVIYSLNNEKGYDELVKRLHLSSHDLNQLKSIKNNLSGPRKYTEMFIKIGKDSNIFRLEVPKEVYAAYLTDGKENENIMKLYEQHQDMQKAIIEFTSKT, encoded by the coding sequence ATGAAGAAGATTAACCTTTCGGTCTCCACACCCATTGCAGATATTCAAGATCATACGGTCTTTGCCAATAATGGCAATGTCGTGCTCTGTTACAAAGGGCATCTACCAGAGATCTACTCCTTGTCCGAAAAAGACTTTGAGGATATGCACAGCGCTTGGTTTCAAGCTTTAAAATCATTACCCGTAGGCACGGTCGTTCATAAACAGGACATTTATCGCAAAACATCCTATTCCTCTGAAGCACTGCCCAATCATACTTTTTTGGAAAAGGCTACCCACGACCATTTTAAGGGACGCAAACATCTTGAGCATAGTAGTTATCTGTTCTTTATTTTAACCAAGAACAAAGCACTTAACAATGCCAAATACATCAATCCCTTTCGTAACATCTCAAAAGGGATGGTCCAAGAGTTGGATGACACGATCAAGATCTTTGTAAACGCTGTTAGCGATTCTGTATCCTTTATCAACAACAGTAGAAAGATGGCTTTTATTCCGATGGCGCCAGAGGAGATCCGTCAACTTACCAGTAGCTATTTCAATGGATTCAACGAAGGGTTTGATACCGATATATTATTGGAAAAGAAAGACATTACCATTGGCGAAAATCATTTTGATGCCCTAGCCATCAATAGCGAACTGTGCTTTGGCGAGAGTGTACAGAGTAGCAAAACCAACGAGAAATTCACATCTGACGATTTTGTATTTCATCAAGGGTTTATTGATGGATTAGGGCTTACGCTAAACGAGAACCATATTGTCAATCAAATCCTTTATTTGGATGACAAGCAAAAGTGGCGCAAGCTACTGGATAAGAAGGTCGAGGAACTGAACAAAAGCTCCAATTTTGGTTCTCAAAACAAAGTGGTACTTGCAAAAATTGAGCACATCCTCAACCAAATCAATGCAGATGACAATGCCCGTATTGTGCGAGGGCACTTGAATATCATCTATTGGACAAAGGAAGCCAAGGACTTGGACAAGATCACCTCAAAAATCAAGACTGAATTTAAGGAACTGGATATCATCCCTTACTATCCAAGAGGTGAGGAACGGAAAAATTATATTCTAAACAGTTATTGCTGCTTCGCTTCAAATTTCTCAAATACAGATCTCTATGTCACCGATTTAAAACATGCCCTTTGCCTATTCATCAATAATGGTAATTATAAATCGGACCCTAGTGGCATCATTTTCAATGACAGGGTCTATAACATCCCGGTTATAAAAGATGTATGGGATGAAGGCAAGAAACGCATCAAGGCCAGGAACTTTGCCATTTTTGCTCCCACTGGCGAAGGAAAGTCCTTTTTGGCCAATAACATTTTACGCCAATATTTTGAAAATGGTGTTCGACTGGTCATCATCGACCTTGGTGGATCCTATACCAAGTTTGCCAAGCTTTATCCAGAAAAGTACACCGTACTCCGATATGAAAGCGGAAAAAATTTGGGGATCAATCCATTCTTCATTAGTAACGTAACCGATTTGACCCCTGAGCGTCTAGAGGATTTATCTGTATTTCTTTTTGAATTGTTTGCCTCTGACCTAAAAGTAACAAAAGCCCAGTCGGTTTCCGTCAAAAAAATATTGCGCCATTATTATGATAGCGCTTCAGAAAACTACTCATTAGCGGGGTTCTATACCTTTATTGAAAAGCATCAGGATACGCTACTTGACATCCTTAAAATCCATCCCGACTATTTCGATGTCACGAATTTTCTGCACGTGATGTCTGAATATGTCGGCGATGGTCTATATAGCTTTCTTTTTGAAGTCAATGAAGACCAAACCTATAAAATTGAGGACAAGCGCTTGATTGTCTTTGAACTCGATGAAGTCAAGGACAATAAGGAAATCTTATCTGTTATGTTGAAGCTGATTAAGTCAGCTATCCAAAGAACCATTTGGAAAAATCGTGCTGAAAGGGGCATCATTCTATTTGATGAGTTTGCCAAACAATTGAAGTTTGATAACGTTTTGGAAAGCGTTGAGTTTTATTATCAGGCCATTCGAAAACAAAATGGCGCTATTGGCATTATTCTGCAATCCATTAATCAACTCCCAAATAATTCAACTTCTGCCAGTATTCTTGAAAATACTCAGGTCATTTATAGCCTCAACAATGAAAAGGGCTATGATGAACTGGTGAAACGACTCCATCTATCCAGTCACGACTTGAATCAACTAAAATCCATAAAAAACAATCTTTCCGGGCCTAGAAAGTATACTGAAATGTTCATCAAGATTGGCAAGGACAGTAACATTTTTAGGCTCGAAGTCCCCAAGGAAGTCTATGCGGCCTATTTGACCGATGGAAAAGAAAACGAGAACATTATGAAGCTTTACGAGCAGCATCAAGATATGCAAAAAGCAATTATTGAATTCACATCAAAAACCTAA
- a CDS encoding conjugal transfer protein, with the protein MTLSKQTKGAFTKRMNVAKTKIVMLAIALLFSLNMKAQGMPVYDNTNFISLAKSLIESAKQTSQLLKTVEFLKQQKENLEKVTGAVQQLRAVQEIAQNNQQLFNLVQNELASILNSPYIKVNEIENITASFTNLLDSSLDTADFIQEILSNDYLKMTDSERAEILKEKERESKEMVSQINIKTKRYRDIISFRKMQDKINNRQTDY; encoded by the coding sequence ATGACATTATCAAAACAAACCAAAGGAGCGTTCACGAAGAGAATGAACGTCGCTAAAACAAAAATTGTGATGCTTGCAATAGCATTACTGTTTAGCTTAAACATGAAGGCACAAGGAATGCCCGTCTACGACAACACTAATTTTATAAGTTTGGCAAAGTCCCTTATCGAATCTGCCAAACAGACCTCCCAACTGTTAAAGACCGTAGAATTCTTAAAACAGCAAAAGGAAAACCTAGAAAAAGTAACGGGTGCGGTACAACAATTAAGGGCTGTTCAAGAAATAGCCCAAAACAATCAGCAACTCTTTAATCTTGTTCAAAATGAACTCGCCAGTATTCTCAACTCCCCTTACATCAAGGTCAACGAAATAGAGAATATTACGGCATCCTTTACAAATCTTTTGGACAGCTCATTGGATACTGCAGATTTTATTCAGGAAATCCTATCCAATGATTATCTAAAAATGACCGACTCCGAACGTGCTGAGATTTTAAAAGAAAAAGAGCGCGAGTCTAAGGAAATGGTTTCACAAATTAATATCAAGACCAAACGCTATCGTGACATCATCTCTTTTAGAAAAATGCAGGATAAAATCAATAATCGCCAAACCGACTATTAA
- a CDS encoding conjugal transfer protein TraK has product MKTPYKTIYNILKLNRFIVLAVIVFAFLCSTISVWMAFSTHRNALNSAFAINTDGSIIPLKLVTQKENFKVEALAHLELFHNYFYNIDASNYERNLKKALWLGNSSVDNLYRQKKADGVYNRLLQYSLVQKVIRIDSRIIENEGSYSFSTTTVFEINRGTIIDTYELVSTGNLIMVDRNFPNNPHGLLITDYFENTLKKLSEDL; this is encoded by the coding sequence ATGAAAACACCTTATAAAACCATTTACAATATTTTAAAACTAAATCGTTTCATCGTACTGGCTGTGATTGTTTTCGCGTTTTTATGCAGTACCATCTCCGTTTGGATGGCATTTAGCACCCATAGGAATGCTCTTAATAGCGCCTTTGCCATTAATACAGATGGCAGTATCATTCCACTAAAGCTGGTTACCCAAAAAGAGAATTTTAAGGTTGAAGCCTTGGCACATTTGGAACTCTTCCACAATTACTTCTATAATATCGACGCCAGTAATTACGAACGGAATCTAAAAAAGGCCTTATGGCTGGGGAATAGCTCTGTAGACAATCTGTATCGTCAGAAAAAAGCGGACGGTGTTTATAATCGCCTGTTGCAATATTCCTTAGTGCAAAAAGTCATACGTATTGATTCACGGATCATAGAAAACGAGGGCTCCTATAGCTTTAGCACAACGACCGTTTTTGAAATTAATAGAGGTACGATCATAGATACCTACGAACTTGTTTCCACTGGAAACCTGATTATGGTGGACCGAAACTTTCCTAACAATCCACATGGCTTGTTGATTACCGATTATTTCGAAAACACCTTAAAAAAGCTGAGTGAGGATTTATAA
- the traM gene encoding conjugative transposon protein TraM, whose amino-acid sequence MKIEKNKIVFGSVLAVIFIFLISYSIMIMGDDDTENESLQQTLVPELEDNQKEYTSKLDAINDLKKVKENNAPSIYDESLIDSMGVYDPNLPEREKERIVDSIYNAGRIQYSDKGRQHFNQKKIVQKHLEPIDSIKLKKEQNIQSKELGLEHQLFFAASPQPNKISIIGTTDHTIYAVVDGDQVVKANSRLKMRITKAAVINGKHMPKNTAVFGFISFQPNRALIEIENVEHRPTQLKAFDLQDGSEGIYVENNFRAEATNEVLDDVIGDINIPTVPQVGGITKVLKRNNRNVKVTVLNNYKLLLKPQL is encoded by the coding sequence ATGAAAATAGAAAAAAACAAAATTGTATTTGGCTCAGTACTCGCGGTCATTTTCATATTTCTAATTTCCTATTCCATAATGATCATGGGGGATGATGACACTGAAAATGAAAGTCTTCAACAGACCTTGGTGCCAGAACTGGAGGACAACCAAAAGGAGTACACCTCTAAATTGGATGCCATCAATGATTTGAAAAAAGTAAAGGAAAACAATGCTCCCAGTATTTATGACGAGAGCCTGATTGACTCTATGGGTGTTTATGATCCCAATTTACCAGAGCGCGAAAAAGAGCGGATTGTGGACAGCATTTATAATGCGGGTCGAATTCAGTATTCAGATAAAGGACGTCAACATTTCAATCAGAAAAAAATCGTTCAAAAGCACCTCGAACCCATAGATTCCATCAAATTAAAGAAGGAACAAAACATCCAATCGAAAGAACTGGGCTTGGAGCATCAGCTCTTCTTTGCCGCTTCCCCCCAACCTAACAAAATTTCAATCATTGGAACCACAGATCACACCATTTATGCGGTAGTTGATGGCGACCAAGTTGTCAAGGCCAATTCCAGATTAAAAATGCGCATAACCAAAGCGGCCGTTATCAATGGAAAACATATGCCAAAGAACACAGCTGTTTTCGGCTTTATAAGCTTTCAGCCCAATCGCGCCCTAATTGAAATTGAAAACGTGGAACACCGCCCTACCCAACTTAAGGCCTTTGACCTACAAGATGGTAGCGAAGGCATCTATGTTGAAAATAACTTTCGAGCAGAAGCTACCAATGAAGTCCTTGATGATGTTATTGGTGACATCAACATTCCAACTGTACCTCAAGTAGGAGGCATCACAAAGGTACTCAAACGAAATAACCGGAACGTCAAAGTAACTGTATTGAACAATTACAAACTTCTATTAAAACCTCAATTATGA
- a CDS encoding DUF4138 domain-containing protein produces MKNSIIIIVLVFTSTFAKVNAQTAQLLDTIYANDTKNVALFFHEPIRQGISGSENFIFTYNRDKEQYFGLLQAKPGKESNLLVVSRDGSIFSFILKYRKALSKLNYFIPISSRIGNEKPLVKDIKNESRIEDSIDPDTYYYNKFSSYLLRKEQRIGSLQKRRERIILSVENIVFDKDELYFVIRIENKSSLDYDVNFLNLYLETRRKGKKKSLQSLQQEPIFKYKLPSRIGEDDVARFVYVMPKFSIDKDRRLVLELNEKRGERNIELKLSHHYINHPN; encoded by the coding sequence ATGAAAAATTCAATTATAATAATAGTATTAGTGTTTACTTCAACTTTCGCAAAAGTTAACGCACAAACCGCTCAATTACTCGATACCATTTACGCTAACGACACTAAAAACGTGGCTTTATTTTTTCATGAGCCTATCCGTCAAGGCATATCAGGTTCCGAAAATTTTATATTTACCTATAACCGAGACAAAGAACAGTACTTTGGGCTACTTCAGGCAAAACCTGGCAAAGAAAGCAATCTTTTGGTAGTGAGCAGAGACGGCTCCATCTTCAGCTTCATCTTAAAATATAGAAAAGCGCTTTCAAAGCTCAATTATTTTATTCCGATCTCAAGTCGCATTGGGAACGAAAAACCTTTAGTCAAAGACATTAAAAACGAAAGTCGTATTGAAGACTCTATTGACCCTGACACTTATTATTACAACAAATTTTCATCTTATCTCTTAAGAAAGGAGCAGCGCATAGGAAGTCTACAAAAAAGACGCGAACGCATCATCTTATCTGTTGAGAATATCGTTTTTGATAAGGATGAGCTTTACTTTGTTATCCGAATCGAAAACAAATCCAGCTTGGATTACGATGTGAATTTTTTGAACCTGTATTTAGAGACCCGACGAAAAGGGAAAAAGAAATCCCTACAATCCTTACAACAAGAGCCCATTTTCAAATATAAGTTACCCTCTAGAATTGGAGAAGATGACGTGGCAAGATTTGTTTACGTCATGCCTAAGTTTTCAATAGATAAGGATCGTAGATTGGTTTTAGAGCTTAATGAAAAACGTGGTGAACGGAATATAGAATTGAAGTTGTCCCACCATTACATTAACCATCCCAATTAA
- a CDS encoding type II toxin-antitoxin system HipA family toxin, whose translation MATGKFDIYVFADWEALKKPTLIGVLSAHFAKGKKAFSFEYDKYWLKTDAQRLLDPDMEFYSGPQYPTNKENFGIFLDSMPDTWGKTLMKRRAAQDARAKNVKADTLYEIDYLLGVFDESRMGALRFKTDLEGPFLDNDAQNPTPPWSSLGELQEAVNQLENDEQSDAARKWIAVLIAPGSSLGGARPKANVLDAQKNLWIAKFPSKTDVVDKAAWEFLAYKLAIASGVEMVTSKIEKISGQYHTFLTKRFDRDNGKRIHFASAMTMTGNTEDMIRDTTPSYLEIVEFIENYGVDVETNLHQLWRRIVFNIAISNTDDHLRNHGFILTEKGWILSPAYDLNPSIEKDGLSLNIDMDDNALSFDLAKSVGMYFRLSESEMENILSEVLMVVKNWKHIAEEIGIKRSEIELMTGAFRWQLYNKPL comes from the coding sequence ATGGCAACAGGTAAATTTGATATATACGTATTTGCAGATTGGGAAGCTTTAAAAAAGCCAACTTTGATAGGCGTACTTTCAGCACACTTCGCCAAAGGTAAAAAAGCATTCAGTTTTGAGTATGACAAGTATTGGTTAAAGACCGATGCGCAACGATTGTTAGATCCAGATATGGAATTTTATTCAGGGCCACAATATCCTACCAACAAAGAGAACTTTGGAATCTTCCTTGATAGTATGCCAGATACTTGGGGTAAAACATTAATGAAACGTAGAGCTGCACAGGATGCCAGAGCTAAGAATGTAAAAGCAGATACACTGTATGAAATAGATTATCTGCTCGGTGTTTTTGACGAGAGTAGAATGGGAGCTTTGCGTTTTAAAACGGACTTGGAAGGTCCTTTTTTAGATAATGATGCACAAAATCCAACACCACCTTGGTCTTCATTGGGCGAGCTTCAAGAAGCAGTAAATCAGTTAGAAAATGATGAACAAAGTGATGCCGCTAGAAAATGGATAGCTGTTTTAATTGCACCTGGTTCGTCTCTAGGAGGTGCAAGACCAAAGGCTAATGTGCTTGATGCTCAAAAGAACTTATGGATAGCAAAATTTCCTTCTAAAACAGATGTCGTCGATAAGGCAGCTTGGGAGTTTTTAGCTTATAAATTAGCTATCGCTTCTGGAGTTGAAATGGTAACATCTAAAATAGAAAAGATAAGTGGTCAATACCATACATTTCTGACCAAACGATTTGATAGGGATAATGGAAAACGCATTCACTTTGCCTCAGCAATGACAATGACCGGGAATACAGAAGATATGATCAGGGATACAACACCTAGTTATTTGGAAATTGTCGAGTTTATTGAGAATTATGGAGTCGATGTGGAAACTAATTTACACCAACTGTGGCGAAGAATTGTATTTAATATTGCTATTTCAAATACGGATGACCACCTTAGAAATCACGGGTTTATTCTAACCGAAAAAGGTTGGATCTTATCGCCAGCTTATGATTTAAACCCTTCAATAGAAAAAGATGGTCTATCCCTAAATATAGATATGGATGATAATGCTTTAAGTTTTGATTTGGCGAAAAGTGTAGGGATGTATTTTCGCTTAAGTGAAAGTGAGATGGAAAACATACTTTCTGAAGTCCTGATGGTGGTTAAAAACTGGAAACATATTGCAGAAGAAATAGGAATAAAAAGAAGTGAAATAGAATTGATGACTGGTGCATTCAGGTGGCAATTATACAACAAGCCATTATAA
- a CDS encoding helix-turn-helix domain-containing protein codes for MNSKKAIVLPKYLKIFEQIGENVKLARKRRKLTTEQVSERAGIHRATLYRIEKGDPAVAIGLYFNVFRVLNLQDDFLKLAVDDEFGRKLQDLDLL; via the coding sequence ATGAATTCTAAAAAAGCAATAGTGCTTCCAAAGTATCTTAAGATTTTTGAGCAAATTGGGGAAAACGTAAAGCTTGCCCGTAAGCGAAGAAAGCTTACTACAGAGCAAGTTTCTGAACGTGCGGGTATTCATAGAGCAACACTGTATCGCATTGAAAAGGGTGACCCTGCTGTGGCGATTGGCTTATACTTTAATGTGTTTAGGGTACTAAATCTTCAGGATGATTTTCTAAAATTGGCGGTGGATGATGAATTCGGCAGGAAACTGCAAGACCTTGATTTATTATAA